agtgttctgtgtgtgtagtcAATGGCTACTACCTTCAGCAGGGTAACTTCTGTCAGTGATTGTACTCTGGGACAAATGGAATTAGCCCTGGTATTAACTGGGAAAAGACTAAACTAGGAGGGTGCCTCTGAGCTTTGCAGGTGTCCTGGTGCTTCCCTTGGGAGGCATTGTTGGGTCTAGAAGTCTGAGGAGAAGCTTTGGGAGTGTGTAACACCGATAGACACTGGTGAtcggcaggatcaaacctgggacctctggagctaaatgcatgagcctccactgcatgagctaaaagccacaaggctcttagctaagactgtagagcTGATGCGTTAATCTCTGTCTCTCTAACTGGTCCTGGTGCCATGAGATGGGACAGAAGAACATACCCACAAGGTGTGTGGATTACAAGTGCATCCCTGGGTTTGAGGAACTGGCTGTCTCTGAGCCTGCCTTAGATCAAAGGTTTAAGGCCCTGGCCTGTTCTCTGTACAGAGAGACTTTCTACAGGGGGACAACCTGGTCTGGCTCTTGGAGAAAACGGACCGGGAGCAGCTCTCCTGGTGTTCCTACacaacattgatttcactggctcCTGCTGAAGCCACTCAATATTCCTTTTTGGGTCTTGCAGGGACATCTCACTCCACCATGTCTGCTAAGGAAAATGAACCACAGGTGGAGATCCAGGCAGAGGAGCAACAGGTGGGTCCCTCCTGGGGAGGCAGGTGTGCTTGGCAGCTAGCAGGGCTGTTCTAGCTTGAAGgtctccactgctggagacagggactCGTAACCACAACACTAGCTAAATGCTCCAAGTTCTAGTTCTCAGAGTGCCGTAGTCACAGCCCACAAGTGCCCCCTGAATCCGGGAGGAGCACCAGCACTGGTGCCCCTGTGAATGCTCTCTGCACTAGAACACCGGCAAATCCCGCTGACTGCAATGCCCAGTGGGGGCACTGTACCGGGTGCTGGACTGAGACATGGTTCCTGATTGGGAGAGACTGCACTTGGAAAGACAAAAGGTCTCTCCactcctgctctcactgatgGAATGAGATCGTGAcacagttctgttttgttggtGGGGGTGCCAGGATGGAAACCTTGCTGAATATAGGCAGCTGTTCCAATGGGACCAGGCTTCTGGGTGTGTAACTAATGTCACAGGCAGGCCACTGAACCCCTGCTGACAGGGACAGGAGACTGCCTAGCTCTGAGGACAGTCTGCTACAGAATCAGGAGTTGTAGAAGGAAAGAGACAGGAGGGGCACCTTGacaagccaggagctcttcccCACCTGACTCCTCTTTCACTCCCCCAGACTGCAGCGGACAGGGTAGCTGGCATGCCCTTGGTCAGCTCTGCCTGTGAAATGGCCTCTGCCAGCTACGCTGCCATCAAAGAGACCCACCCAGCCATCAAAGGTGTCTGTGAGGTGGCAGAGACTGGGGTGAGGGCCATCACCTCTGCTGCCATCACCGGGGCATGGCCCATCCTGGCCCAATTGGAGCCACAGCGTGAGTAAGGGAAGGGAGGCTGGAACActcctgtgtgtgtggtgggggaggtgggtctGGGGACAGGCTCAGCCTACAGTGGCTCTAGGCCCACTACTGAACTCGGCCTCCAACTGGCAGCAAACAGAATCCACAGactcccttctcctgctcccctgaacTCGGCTAGCTCCTAGACGTGATCTGGCCAAGGCATTGGCGATGTGCGGAACAGCTCTgatggctgcagcagctgctgttgggGATCTTGCTCAGGTACCAGCGGGGAGCTGGGCCAGCCTCGAGGCAGGCAGTGCCCAGGCACAATCCCTGGTGTGCGTGGCTGGCCCAGTACCACACAGCCACATGCACTGTGTATGGCACCTAATGCCATGGAGTAATACCTGCTAGAGGGCACAGGAAGCAGCTCCAATGCTAAAAGGATCTGAGCCCATTGCAGGCACTGGAGACTCCTGAAACCCTCTaggagaagctgggggtggatGAACAGATGGCTGGCAGCCGGATCTCCTGAGTGCTAAACCTGGCGCTGACCCAGACTGGCTCCATAGCCTTGGGCAACTTGCCCAACCCCTCTTCCTTGGCTTTCCCATCAGTAACCTGGGACACTTGCTTAGGAACACCAGTCCTCCAGTGTACACAGATTAGCAGCCCCACGAGATCTGTGCACGTGAAGGAATTAAGGGAACGAGTTCTGTGGTTGTGTTTCAGTTGCAGCAGCCAATGAATGTGCCTGTCGGGGTCTGGACAGactggaggagcagctgcccatCCTGCAGCAGCCGATTGAGAAGGTAACCACAGGAGTGTCACGGCTGGTCCTGGAGCAGGATGAGGTTGTGGGCCCTTCACTTCCGCTAGGTGTTCAGTGACCTCTCTTCTGACCCCTTTCCCTCTAGGTGGCTTTGGATGCCCAAGACCTTGTGCGTGCCACAATGGTGGGTGCCAAGGATGCAGTGTGCAGCACGGTCACTGAGGCCAAGGATGCAGTGACCAGCATGGTGGGCGTGGCCCAAGGGGCTCTCCAGGAGAGCATGGAGGTGACAAAATCCGCCGTGACCAGCAGCATGAGCACAGTGATGGGCTCCAGCATGGGGCAGATGGCTGCCAGTGGCATAGACACAGCATTGGGGAAATCTGAGCAGCTGGTGGACTACTACCTCCCCATGACTGAGGAGGAGCTCGGTAAGAACCCCTCTGCTGAATACAAACCAATGTGACCCTGGTGTCTTGAGGTGTGGTTTGGACTCACAGCTGTTCAGTGCTCACAGCTGAGCTGCCAAAAGAGACACCTCTCCTTCGGGCTCCCTTGCAACCTAGCTTGGCTACTAGCCCTCTCCTTGTTCCTTCATGCTGGGCCCTCAGCTAGCCCTGTTGTCTGGCTCTGACGCTGCTCCCTGTGCAGCTACCCGCTGCCTTACTGGTCAGTGCTGCAGGGCATCCAAACGTACCCTGGGAAATATTCCATCGGTCACAAGCTTTGGGAGGGCTGAACGCATCCCTGCCCTGTATCCTGGCCCTGCGAACCGGTGGTGCAAGTAGATTTAAACTCTTACCAGTACGGCGACTCATGGGAGGGATCCAAAAGGGCAGGGGGGGTACATGACTCCCCCCAAACGACCCCACCCTGCCTTGTGTGCAGGAGCtctacagaccccagacaggagatgcaaCTGTGTGGAAGAGCTGGTGGGGGGCCaactgggggcggtacagccacacCGGAGGAGGTGCCAGccttctgctcctttcactgctCCAGTTCCTGAGAGCCCTGCAGTTTTCAGTGGATACCAAACGTCATTCCAGTATGTCATACCAGCAACAAATGTCTTAATGGTGCGGCGTACCTGACCTTACTGccttacttgcaccactgctgccAACTGATCGTTTCCCCTTCCAGCTGAGCTTGCCACAACTCCCGTTGAGGGGCCTGGAGAGGCTCCTGCAGAGCAGCGGAGTTACTACGTGCGTCTGGGTTCCCTTTCGAGCACGCTGCGCCAGCGAGCCTACCAGCACGCCCTGGGCAAGATGAGACAAGCCAGGCAGCGCACCCTGGAGgtcctctcccagctccagcaaaTCATTGACCTGGTAGGAACACGacacctctcccctgccctgtagctgctgtgggtcatggtctgtcataaatataaagggaagggtaaacccctttaaaatctctcagaggaaaaatcctctcacctataaagggttaagaagctaaaggtaacctcgctggcacctgaccaaaatgaccaatgaggagacaagatactttgaaaagctgggaggagggagagacacaaagggtctgtgtctgtctgtatgctgtgtTTGCCGGGGATCGACCAGGattggagtcttagaacttttagtaagcaacctagctaggtatgtgttagattatgatttctttaaatggctgagaaaagaactgtgctgaatagaatgattatccctgtctctgtgtcttttttgtaacttaaggttttgcctagagggattctctatgttttgaatctaattaccctgtaaggtatctaccatcctgattttacagaggtgattcctttacttctattaaaagccttcttgtacgaaaactgaatgctttttcattgttctaagatccaagggtttgggtctgaggacacgtatgcaaattggtgaggatttttaccaaaccttccccgggaagtggggtgcaagggttgggaggattttgcggggaaagaagCGTCCGAACTACATTTCCcggtaaacccagttagagttcggtggtggcagtggaaattccaagggcaaagggtaaaattaatttgtaccttggggaaggtttaacctcagctggtgaaagtaagctcaGGACgtcttcatgcaggtccccacatctgtaccctagagttcagagtgggggaggaaccttgacacagtcTCTGCAGCCTCCCATGCTCAGTGCCATTGGCACTGTTTGTTCCTAGACCCAGCTGTGTCGCTGCAGTAGTGCTGCCGGCTTGCTGCCCACACCTAGCTGTGGGAGAGCTTCCCTGGCCAGCcacctcctgctcttcccagctaactgccctctcctcctgcagatcAACCAGGCTGTAGATCAGAAGCTTCACAATGGCCAGGACCGTCTGTACCAGATGTGGCTCCAGTGCTGCAGGGGGAAGTTGGAAGGGCAGGAGGAACCAGACTCCGCAAAGGTATTCTCCTCCTTCTCGCCCTGACAGCCTTGCTCCAGTGAACTCCCCCCATCTGTAGGGGAAACTTGCAGATACTCCAGTCTCTTTCTCCTTCCATCAGGTTGAAGCTCAGGCTCTAGCCACGTCCCAGAGCCTCACCCAGCAACTGAAAACCACCTGCCTTACTCTCCTGGGCAGCATCCAGGGCCTTCCCAGCACTATCCAGGACAAGGCCCAGCAGGTCTCGAGCAGTATAGAAGAGCTCCAGGCCTCCTTCTCCAGTGCCGGCTGTTTCCAGGATCTGTCCAGCAGTGCCCTTGCCCGTAGTCGGGAGATGGTGaccaaggcccaggagtccctggATGAGCTGCTGCAATACATGACGCAGAACATTCCCCTGGACTGGATCGTGGGACCCTTCACTCCCACTGGAGACTCCCCACTGTGTCCTAATGAgctggtggaggaaggaaagaaggtgGAGGCCTGAAGGGttccccctgctgctggaagGAATCCAGCTGAATTGGCAGCATAGCTAGTGTGGGGTCTCCTCGCTGAGGCCGCAGTTCTGCTTTGGCAGATGGTGGACTGAGGTCAACTCTTCCTTCTGCAGAATTACAGAACGTGAATATCATTTCCCATGCACACTTACCCAGAACCATGTATTACCAGTTACAGGGTGGCGTCACTAGTCATGCAGGACTGCATCCCTTGCAGGGCTAGTCTGCTTCTCTCAGAACATGGATTGTAACTGACATACATCTGTCTTCCTCTGTACATAGGAAGTGCTCCTCAGCTTGATATTTTTCGTAGCTCTTTGTAATGTGTAATACTAGGGTTTAATGTCACAATAAACTTCAACTGCATTCAAATTGCTGTCTGCTTAATGTGATTCCCTCCCTGGCTCGtgctctgtacaaacatatacTGTACAGGTGACCCCAGGCCCctcttctacacacacacacacacacacacacactttttttctctGGCAGGGCTCCAGAATGGCTGAGCTCATCTCCTGGGTGAAGGCATCTCTTCAGGTGCCTCCATTTGACACTCTTCCACTGAGACTTTTCTCATGTAGAAGGAGGCAACAGCCCCTTGAGAACACTCGTCTGGCTTCCAGTGGGTAGCAAGGCAACATTACAGACTCTGAGACCAACTAACAGAGGGAAAGACCCAGGTTGTTGAGATAGGGCACTATGGCCTTgagaggaaagggggtgtgtggaGAACTGAGAACCTACTACTGGTAATGAGCGAAGTTAAAAGGGTCACATACAGTGGTGGGAGACTGCCAGCCCTTGCCTCTAGTCCAGTGCAAGAAGCTCAACAGGTTGGAAGTGTCTCGGAAAAGAGATGGTGAATTGACAACTCCAGGCAACTGGGAtttaagaaaacacacacacagggagactAGCTGCAAGAAATAGAGCAGCAGACAGTCTTGTTGAAGCATGGACATCAGCCAGCCTGCGTCCTTCCTTCCTCGCTGCCATTAGCCAAGCACCGGCCTAACCTTTCCTACTGCCTAGTGTAAACCTAGCTAGGCCAATAACAGTACAGGCACATGGCTCAGGGTTGTGGGAGATCCATAATAGGACCAGTGCTGGGCTAGTAATGCATTGTCCTGAGAGCTTGTGTCTATGCTTGAAGTCACAAGTAGGTAGTGTCATCTAGGCAGCTCCATCCCTGTGGCTTATCCTAACTCGGGCTTGAGATATTAAAAAGCTTCAGGCAAGGAAATGTCTCTTGGGTTCagtactgcagcagcagcatgattaGGAATGGGTGTGTTGCTCTCAAAGATGGAGACTAGTAACCAAAGTGGTGATGTAAGCAGCTTCCATAGCTGGTTATTCCTGATCTCATTGTACAGGGCCTGCCTTGTACTCCAATCGACTGGGGATACAAAGCTTTCCATAGACTCCCAGAATAtggggggttggaagggacctcaggaggtcatctagtccaactccctccTCAAAGAAGGACCTATTCCCAAttaaatgatcccagccagggctttgtctagcCTGTCCTTAGAAACTTCAAAGGAAGAaggttccaccacctctctaggtaatgcattcctgtgcttcaccacccttctagtgaaaaagtttttccaaatatccaacctaaacctcccccactgcaacttgagaccattgatcctTGTTATGTcctccgctaccactgagaacagtctagatctatcctctttggaaccccctttcaggtagttgaaagcagctatcaaatcccccctccattcttctcttctgcagactaaacaattccagttccctcagcctctctcataagtcatgtgttagtctccctaatcatttttgttgccctctgctgaacactttccaattttttcacatcctttttgtagtgtgtggctcaaaagtggacacagtacgtcagatgaggcctcaccaatgtcaaatagaggggaacaatcatatccgttgatctgctggcaatgcccctatttgcACAGCCCAAAATGTCTTGgccatcttggcaacaagggcacactgttgactcatagccagcttcttgtccactgtaacttcaaggtccttttctgcagaaaagtcaGAAACTCTCTAATTGACAGGGAGCGATCACTGAGGCTAATT
The sequence above is a segment of the Natator depressus isolate rNatDep1 chromosome 5, rNatDep2.hap1, whole genome shotgun sequence genome. Coding sequences within it:
- the LOC141988002 gene encoding perilipin-3-like, whose translation is MEEPGGGLSIGEGLVVWKFATQYSFLGLAGTSHSTMSAKENEPQVEIQAEEQQTAADRVAGMPLVSSACEMASASYAAIKETHPAIKGVCEVAETGVRAITSAAITGAWPILAQLEPQLAAANECACRGLDRLEEQLPILQQPIEKVALDAQDLVRATMVGAKDAVCSTVTEAKDAVTSMVGVAQGALQESMEVTKSAVTSSMSTVMGSSMGQMAASGIDTALGKSEQLVDYYLPMTEEELAELATTPVEGPGEAPAEQRSYYVRLGSLSSTLRQRAYQHALGKMRQARQRTLEVLSQLQQIIDLINQAVDQKLHNGQDRLYQMWLQCCRGKLEGQEEPDSAKVEAQALATSQSLTQQLKTTCLTLLGSIQGLPSTIQDKAQQVSSSIEELQASFSSAGCFQDLSSSALARSREMVTKAQESLDELLQYMTQNIPLDWIVGPFTPTGDSPLCPNELVEEGKKVEA